Proteins from a single region of Pungitius pungitius chromosome 4, fPunPun2.1, whole genome shotgun sequence:
- the LOC119227690 gene encoding vitellogenin-2-like, with the protein MRVILLALTVALAACHQTHLAPQFADGKTYVYKYEAFVMGGLPEEGLARTGVKLLSKVWISAEAENTYTLKLVDPEILEFSGFWPKDDFSPATKITSALAAQLTTPIKFEYFNGVVGKVFAPAGVSETVLNIYRGVLNIFQLNIKKTQNVYELQEPGTQGVCKTHYLLSEDAQDELILLTKSKDLNKCQKRIMKNIGLTHTERCVECEARGNNLKAAAASNYIIKETSTGALLLNASGVEIIQFFPLNILNGAAQMEARQNLTFLEIKDTRSAPISAEYLHRGSVQYEFGNELLQTPIQLLRISNVEAQVIEILNDLVTFNVAKVHEDAPLKFLELIQLLRVARLESFEAIWNQFKAKADHRHWILNVIPTAGTPAALRFIMEKFLAGELTLVESTQALISSIYMVTADLEAIQLIQSMFTEKKIQENRVLREVVMLGYGTLVSKYCVENPACPAELVRPIHELAVQADKTDVEGLISALKVLGNAGHPSSLKTITKFLPGFGRAAADLPLRAHVEAVQAMRNIAKREPKMIQDMALQLFMDKTLHSEVRMVAAIVLFETKLPMGLVITLANNLLTEKSLQVSSFVYSYMKSMTRNTTPDLASVASACNVALRILSPKFERLSYRFSRSLYVDTYHDPWMMGAAASAFYINDAATVLPRSIVAKARSYLAGAYADVVELGVRTEGMQEVFKELPENADRMTKMRHVMKALSEWRANPSSRPLASIYVKVFGQEIAFANIERAVVNHLIQLASGPAMKTYGRESLDALLAGVTLHYAKPLLLSEVRRIIPTSVGLPMELSLYTAAVAAASAEFKVTMSPPLPADYHVAQLLKSDISMRTTISPSVSTHVYAVMGVNTAFIQAVLMSRAKVHTILPAKIEARIDIIEGNFKLQLLPLEGVSKIAAARVGTFAIARNVEDLAAAKITPMVPSAIEVSREAFSSKISRMASSLASSISASSEILQGDAQSKLRPKATQKRMCVESLTFGIKACSELESRNATFIKDCPLYSMIGEHSFLVEISPAAGPAIERIDIEIQVGEQAAEKIIKVITTSEEDEPLGDKNVLLKLKKILAPGRKNRTSSSSSSSSANTSSSRSSKSSSASSKSSSSSSSSSSSSSSSSSNRRSSLSSSSSSSSNSSSSSSSSSRITHRTKQQLNAWNFTKDHIHQHDLSRERVNGSSSAYSFETIYNKAKYLSDTINPAVTILIRAVRADHQVQGYQVAAYADRANERLQIVFASLEENNHWRICADGVKLSDYKIMAKLAWGLQCKEYETEITAETGRIGKDAAVRMKITWEKLPESTKRFAKRLSEPLSRYTKDFGITQAKVQNVRNEIKLSVSAASEKTLNVVLKTPQRTFYKLGVAIPISLPIGEAESSRVKDTLTTFKKREHRIEIMEDKK; encoded by the exons ATGAGGGTGATTTTGCTGGCCCTCACGGTAGCCCTTGCGG cGTGTCACCAAACCCATTTGG CTCCCCAGTTTGCCGATGGAAAGACCTATGTCTACAAATATGAGGCATTTGTTATGGGCGGCCTACCCGAGGAGGGTCTGGCACGGACCGGAGTGAAACTACTGAGCAAAGTTTGGATCAGTGCGGAGGCTGAAAACACCTACACGCTGAAG CTTGTGGAcccagaaatcttggagttcagTGGCTTCTGGCCCAAAGATGATTTCTCCCCAGCTACCAAGATAACCTCTGCCCTGGCTGCTCAGCTCACGACACCCATCAAGTTTGAATATTTCAACGGTGTTGTCGGAAAAGTATTCGCACCGGCTGGCGTCTCTGAAACTGTGCTGAATATCTACAGAGGAGTCCTTAATATCTTCCAGCTGAACATCAAGAAGACTCAAAATGTCTATGAGCTGCAAGAG CCTGGAACACAGGGTGTGTGCAAGACCCACTATCTCCTCAGTGAGGACGCACAGGATGAGCTTATCCTGTTGACCAAGTCTAAGGACCTGAACAAATGCCAGAAGAGAATCATGAAGAACATCGGTTTGACTCACACAGAAAGATGTGTTGAGTGTGAGGCT AGAGGAAACAATCTGAAGGCAGCCGCTGCTTCTAACTACATCATCAAGGAAACATCCACCGGTGCTCTGCTCTTGAATGCGTCTGGTGTTGAGATCATCCAGTTTTTCCCTCTCAACATCTTGAACGGTGCTGCCCAGATGGAGGCTAG GCAAAACCTGACCTTCCTTGAGATTAAAGACACCCGATCAGCGCCCATCAGCGCTGAATATCTTCACCGAGGATCAGTGCAGTACGAGTTCGGCAACGAGCTTCTCCAGACACCCATCCAGCTTCTGAGGATCAGCAATGTTGAGGCTCAG GTTATTGAGATTCTAAACGACCTGGTGACCTTCAATGTGGCAAAGGTCCACGAAGATGCCCCTCTGAAGTTCCTTGAGCTCATCCAGCTACTGCGCGTGGCGAGACTTGAGAGTTTCGAGGCCATCTGGAATCAGTTCAAAGCTAAAGCCGATCACAG GCACTGGATCCTAAATGTTATCCCCACCGCTGGTACTCCTGCTGCTTTGAGGTTCATAATGGAGAAGTTCCTCGCTGGCGAGCTGACTCTTGTAGAATCTACTCAGGCACTGATATCATCTATTTACATGGTGACAGCTGACCTCGAGGCCATCCAGCTGATACAG AGCATGTTTACGGAAAAAAAGATCCAAGAAAACCGAGTTCTGCGTGAGGTTGTCATGCTGGGATACGGCACCCTGGTTTCCAAATACTGTGTAGAGAACCCAGCCTGCCCTGCTGAGCTTGTGAGG CCCATCCACGAACTGGCTGTCCAGGCTGACAAGACCGATGTTGAGGGGCTCATTAGCGCTCTGAAAGTACTGGGAAATGCTGGACATCCTTCCAGCCTGAAGACAATTACAAAGTTTCTGCCTGGCTTTGgacgtgctgctgctgatctGCCACTCAGAGCTCACGTTGAGGCTGTTCAGGCCATGAGGAACATTGCTAAGAGGGAGCCCAAGATG ATCCAGGATATGGCTCTTCAGCTGTTCATGGACAAGACTCTCCACTCAGAAGTCCGTATGGTTGCTGCTATTGTGTTGTTTGAAACCAAGCTGCCCATGGGACTGGTCATTACTCTTGCCAATAACCTCTTGACTGAGAAAAGCCTGCAGGTTTCTAGCTTTGTCTACTCTTACATGAAGTCTATGACCAGAAACACTACACCTGACTTGGCCTCTGT TGCTTCTGCCTGTAATGTTGCTCTGAGGATCCTTAGTCCCAAGTTCGAAAGACTCAGCTATCGCTTCAGCAGATCTCTCTATGTTGATACCTACCACG ACCCCTGGATGATGGGAGCTGCTGCCAGCGCCTTCTATATTAACGATGCTGCAACTGTTTTGCCAAGATCCATTGTGGCCAAAGCTCGTTCCTACCTGGCAGGAGCATATGCCGATGTTGTTGAG CTTGGAGTAAGAACCGAGGGAATGCAGGAGGTCTTCAAAGAGCTTCCTGAGAATGCTGACAGGATGACCAAGATGAGACATGTTATGAAAGCT CTTTCTGAGTGGAGGGCTAATCCTTCCAGCCGGCCCCTGGCCTCCATTTACGTGAAGGTCTTCGGACAGGAAATTGCCTTCGCCAACATAGAGAGAGCCGTTGTTAATCATCTTATTCAG CTTGCCAGTGGACCAGCAATGAAAACCTATGGCAGAGAGTCTTTGGATGCTCTGCTGGCGGGTGTCACATTGCATTACGCTAAACCGCTGCTGTTGTCTGAGGTCCGTCGCATCATTCCCACCAGCGTTGGTCTGCCCATGGAGCTCAGTTTGTACACTGCTGCAGTGGCTGCTGCATCTGCTGAAT tCAAGGTTACCATGTCACCCCCACTGCCTGCTGACTATCATGTTGCCCAGCTCCTGAAGTCTGACATAAGCATGAGGACTACCATTAGCCCCAG TGTTTCCACACATGTGTATGCAGTTATGGGAGTGAATACTGCTTTCATCCAGGCTGTTCTGATGTCAAGAGCCAAAGTTCACACAATTCTCCCTGCAAAGATAGAAGCAAGAATCGACATAATTGAGGGCAACTTCAAGCTTCAGCTCCTTCCTCTTGAGGGTGTCAGTAAAATTGCAGCTGCACG TGTTGGGACTTTTGCTATTGCAAGGAATGTGGAAGACCTCGCTGCTGCCAAAATCACACCAATGGTTCCATCTGCAATTGAAGTGTCAAGGGAGGCCTTCTCCTCAAAGATTTCAAGGATGGCATCCTCTCTGGCTAGTAGTATC TCGGCATCATCTGAAATCCTTCAAGGTGACGCTCAAAGCAAACTGAGGCCCAAGGCCACCCAGAAGAGAATGTGTGTTGAAAGCCTTACCTTCGGTATCAAGGCGTGCTCTGAGCTAGAGTCTCGCAACGCCACCTTTATTAAAGACTGCCCGCTGTACAGCATGATTGGAGAACACAGCTTCTTGGTTGAGATTTCACCAG CTGCTGGACCAGCCATTGAGAGGATTGATATTGAGATTCAGGTTGGAGAACAAGCAGCAGAGAAGATCATCAAAGTGATTACCACGAGTGAGGAAGACGAACCTCTGGGGGACAAGAACGTCCTGTTGAAACTCAAGAAAATCCTGGCACCTGGTCGGAAGAACAGAACATCATCTTCTTCCAGCTCCAGCAGCGCTAATACCTCCAGCTCTCGCTCAAGCAAATCCTCCTCTGCGTCATCCAAgtcttcctccagctcctcttccaGCAGCAGTTCTTCCAGCAGCAGTTCTTCAAACAGACGttcatctctctcctccagcagcagcagctcttccaactccagctcctccagctcctccagctccaggatCACTCACAGGACCAAG CAACAACTAAACGCATGGAACTTCACCAAGGACCACATCCACCAG CATGACCTTTCCAGGGAACGTGTCAACGGCAGCAGCAGTGCCTACAGCTTTGAGACCATCTACAATAAG GCCAAGTACCTTTCTGATACCATCAATCCTGCTGTGACCATTCTCATACGTGCTGTGAGAGCCGACCACCAGGTTCAGGGATACCAGGTCGCAGCTTATGCTGACAGAGCTAATGAGAGACTGCAGATCGTTTTTGCTAGCCTGGAAGAGAATAACCACTGGAGAATCTGTGCCGATGGAGTTAAGCTCAGCGACTACAAAATAATG GCTAAACTTGCCTGGGGCCTTCAGTGCAAAGAATACGAGACCGAGATCACAGCTGAGACCGGCCGTATCGGAAAAGATGCTGCAGTCCGCATGAAGATTACATGGGAAAAACTTCCAGAGAGCACGAAGCGCTTCGCCAAAAG GCTCTCTGAGCCCCTTTCCCGCTACACGAAGGATTTTGGAATAACCCAGGCAAAGGTCCAAAATGTTCGCAATGAGATCaaactgtctgtgtctgctgctTCTGAGAAGACCCTCAATGTTGTTCTGAAGACACCACAG AGGACATTTTATAAGCTTGGAGTTGCTATCCCTATTTCTCTGCCAATCGGTGAAGCCGAGAGTTCCAGGGTCAAAGATACGCTGACCACATTCAAAAAGAGGGAACACAGGATCGAGattatggaggacaaaaaatga